The Telopea speciosissima isolate NSW1024214 ecotype Mountain lineage chromosome 11, Tspe_v1, whole genome shotgun sequence genome includes the window ctGCATCATATGGTTCTTTCCATTGtctcagttcttggaaaagtgAAGGCTTTCTTAGGAGTTATGGAGGAAGCTAATAGAAGGTTGCAGCTTGATGCTCAGGTATAAAGAATAACCAAATAAGGAAACCATTCTTCATTACAGTTTGATCCCTCCCCTCTTAATTTATGGCTCAAGTGCACTACCCATCCGTGTGCAGGAGAAATCTTGTGAAGAATATGATATCGAAGTGCTCACCGGGAATGAAACTGAACATGTTGAAATGGTTAGTGAACTTCTATTTCCTTCCCCTCCCTTGGACAATCCTAAAGCCTACAGATTCATTTACTGAAATCAGTTACTGTGTCATGTAAAGGATTTGTTGCTGGGTGTTGCTGATCTTCACACCCCAGAGGCTGTAGCAGCTGCTGAATCTGCCATGGCTGGCTCGCAACCACCATGTACATTGGGAACTGCTAGTAGTGGATCATACTCAAAAAGcagtgatgatgacagtgatagTGACGGTGACAGTGAcagtgatgatggtgatggcaATGGTGATGATAGAACATGCTCATCTGAAAACTTGAAAAACCCAAAGACAGATCTAGACAATTCCTTGGATAATGATCAGCCAAACAAGAGAGCAAAGATTATTGAGCTCCAATAAAGCAACATTTGGTTGGGGATGACGGGAACTGGATATGTTGGCTTCAAGAGTTACTGAATCAAATTTGTGATATAAGTAAttgtttaaaattaaaaatggtTGTGGAGAGAGGTAGAGGTTTAGTAATCTGTTTGGAAAGGACTATTGAACTAGTTTCTGTGTTATTTCATGTAGGTGAGTATGAAGTACTGCAGTAGTTACTCTTCTGTACTGTTCTTTTTATGTTACTGGTGCAAATTGTGGTATGGATTCTTCTTGGTTGTCttaggggggggagggggggggatatAAGTAGCCTTAGTACCTTGATAGTGCTGGGTATGATATGATTATTTGGTCTTCAGCCCTGAGAATTCCGAGACCCACTGTCATATCATTCTTaagacaccccccccccccccccaatttggTGTATTCACGCAGGTTTTAAGTGGGACTAGATCCCAAATCTGAGGATTCACATGTTAGATTTTACCAGGGGAACACACTAGCACCCTAAGAGGCTAGCTAAACTGAACATTCAGCTCTGCCAAACAATTTCAAGCTTGTAATTTTCTTTATACCCCTTCGGATGATACAAAAAGTTCCAACAGTTTCAAAAGCTTAAGATATATATAATGATGATCTAATGGTTGATCACTCAAGAATTTTACATGTGTATTGTCGGtttataagaaaaatgaaaCTCTTTTAAGTAGTTCACGATCAGTCTTGACTTGAGGGGTTCGTATTGATATAGGTAGTTATGAACAATGCATTTTGAtgtaccaatggttgatgtctttctgactatatatcggtgcatTAAATTCATAGTGTTTGACTGTATTTGAAAGAGATAGTTAAGATTCTTTTGATTACTCGATTTTGGTAGTTGGGATCTTTTAAGTGGGATCCATCCATTTCTGGTGCTCACAATCCCAAACATACATGCTAATCTAAAACTCTAAAACCCATGTACGGTTCCTGAGGCCCAAGACCACAGACCTTCGGTTAAAATACTCctgatttctattttcttcatgGGTAAGTTTGTTTACAGAAACGTAACAGTGTCTTCCAATGGAAATCATTGGGCTGTGGCCCAAGACCACAGTCTTTCGGTTAAAATAGACGTGTTTTCTACTTTCTTCATGGTGAAGTTTGTTTACAGAAACGTAACAGTGTCTTCCAATGGAAACCACAGGGAAAAACATGCTATATAATGGAAAACCCATCACAAAGTTCATCTTATAAATATGCATGGCCGAAAGGGCGCGCACCTCAAACCTGGTCATGAATGACGGTGACAAAAAAGACCAGGCAGTATACAATGCAAAAGATTAAGGCAGTGTTTCGTATGCATTCTAGATCGGTTTCGCATTCTTGGATTATAAAATAGTTCTTTTTATGGTCTGAGCatacaaaatcgacctagaatgcatacgaAACACAGCCTAAGATTGAAACCAAATGGCAAACTCTAATGCAAGCTGACCTCACTTTTTCTCAAACCCCAACCCCCTCTTCCCGTGCAGGCGGGGAGAAGGAGAGCAAGGTACAGCTTGAATTTTGCTGCACAAATTCTGGCCATTTTAAGTTGAGATTGAACACTTCATTGAGCATGGCTGGTAGATTTACTCATCAACCTGAGATAAAATCTGGCCAATCCAAGGTAAATCAGTCAATTCTGTCGCAGTTTTGGACTCGGATCCAAAGCACAGCCTTTTGAACTGACTGCGTCAGGCAACAGAGGttgctctcttttcttcttctttttttttttggggggggggggggtgtggatgGTTCAACCTGCTGGTTTCTATAAAATCAGTGATCACACAGAAAGATCAGGAACCAGAAACGTTTGACTAGTTCTGGATCAACCCGCCACTCCAACCgcaaattcttctttttttcttgatttgatACCTCATCTCTTTTGGTAAGGTAAACGGGCTCCAGTGATATGCACACgatacaaaatagaaattttacTTGACACAAATACTATTATACACTAAATACATGTCAAACTAATATCAGGATAAAAACAAGCAACAAAGCTGTGGGTCATCATTGAATAGCACAGATATGAAGAAGCCGCAAAATTCAATAGCAGCCTCATCAGCAACTATTGGTAGTCCAGGGGTTCATTCATTTTCTGCTATGAAGTTGGGCTGCTCACCCTGACAGAGGTACTCATCACAGACAGAAGCTGATCCCCAATCTTTTCGAAGCCGGAGTATGTCTTCTGTGAATGTTGATCCTGACGATCCGATGAACACACTTGACAAAGCACAGATGGTCTTATCCAGCATTGCTTCAACCTTCCAAATGAAATTGGTAGAAATTAGGGAAATTTTCTATCTTCATTCAAAATTGCGAGTGTGAATTGAGTGAGTTTTGTATCTGTTAAAAACTGTAATCATCAATCTGATTAATGATGATAAACATCTGGCGGTTCACCTTTTCCTTAGACCTCCTATCATTATTCCTCAAGCTAAGGCTTTTGATTCCCCCATTTCCATGTCCATAACCTAGGTACCAATCTATAAAGCCCAAGCCCCAAGGACAAACTGAAATTTTGCCACAAGTCTGCTCCACAGTACTCGGCAAGATTTTGAGCAGTAGAGTTTAGACAGACAAAATGTCACGATAAAATGAGTTCATATTCTTAGGTTCTGCCCTATACACAAACACATTTTAGAGCAATACAACCCCATACATTAATGGGTCTCAATAAGTTCATGGATCAAAGGTTATGGAATTGTTGCAAGCCCATCTCTGGCAGGTTGATCTATGTCACATCTAATGGTAGACACTGCCCATTTAAAAGAACCTTTTCAAGAATATGCAAATTGGTGGCCTATTTAgtacaaaaacaaaattatgtTGGGCTCTCCATCTTGAGTATTTTCACTGAATAAAAAAAGGCAGCACAATCTCACCTGGGAATCGCCTTCGAGGCCATGTCTATAGAGCAAGGAATCCCATTTCTCAGCAGAATTGCGAGATGGCCGTTTGACTAGTGGTACAACTTTACCATTCAGCATGACAAGTGATTGCAGTAGATCAGTTTCACTTTCAGCTGCATCTGTGGACAGATAGATTACTGGTGCATTGGCCCTTTCCAACACTCGAGTAATGCAATCTGCTGCTTGAGGAATTGGGAAAAAGCAACTTGTCTGCTTAGCATTACTGAACAACACAAAGAAGCATTGTTAAAGAGAATGCTAAAATTCTCTGCAGGGGCATAATAGCAGTCCAGCACtctttaaaaaaagggaaaatatctaccccctcccctctaagtttgcctaatatcaatccagtacccaagttttgaaaaatatctaccccctcccctactttataaagattatatcaaccgtaccctgAATGTTAAAAAACGTCATTAAGTGACGACATGGCAtgtccaatttttttaaaaccccaaattacccttaataaagtttaattccaattttgccctcttcaaTCCCAAAACCCCTTTTTCGTTTCTTCAgcattttcttattcttcttcctcaccgCCCCTGCAACATCTtcgttcctcttcttcctctctgcgtttcttcctcttcttcttcttttgccagcaccaccatcatagCCACCACTGCTGCCGCTGCCGATCCTCTtccaccgccagcaccaccgCTGCTGTTAATATTTCTAGGATCAAGAGACCTGAACCTGAATGCCCCACGAGCCCTCCTGGTCATCAGTCTTCTAGCAATAATGCAATTAGATCTTTTAATTGGCCACAATAGCAAGGACAAGTTCGTTGATTTTGGGGGTTCGTTCCAATTCTTAATAAATCTTCTCCATTTTATCTCCTTTTGATTTCTATCCTTAGAAATTTTGGGTCTTTTCAGGTGAATATCGTCTCGATCTCACCATTAGTTATGGAGTGGTGCCAGTAATTGTCCCTAGGGTCGCCGGAGTTCATACTTACTGGACATCATTGAGCCAATCCATGGGGTTCTTGAGAAGGTTTTCAAGCGATTTGATGCTAATGGTGACGGCAAGATCTCTTCCACTGAACTTGGCAATGTTCTCAATACCCTTGGCCCTAAGACTTCACCAGAAGAGATCAAACGGATGATGGCCGAGATTGATACTGATGGTGATGGCTTCATCGATCTCCAAGAGTTCGCTGATTTTCATTGCGGAGGTAAGAACGGAGAGGCGAGCACCGCCGGTGGAATGAAGGAATTGAAAGATGCTTTTAATATTTATGATCGGGACAAGAACGGATTGATATTGGTTACAGAGCTTCACAAGGTGTTGAAGAATTTGGGGGAGAAGTGATCCCTCCAGGACTGCTCCAAGATGATTAGCTCCATTGATGCCGATGGTGATGGCAACGTTAACTTTGAGGATTTCAAGAAGATGATGACTAACGGCAGAGCTTCCGCTCATTAGAACTGAATCTGTGAATCCTGACTTCTCCTTAGCTACTTCAACAATGGAACGAAGATATGACTCGACACCATAGATGCTTAATTCTACTTTAGTTTGTTCTAATGTGAATACACCTCCGATTGTAAGGTTTCTATTTCTGTGACTGAATTCATCCCTTTAGAAAAAAATTAACTCAGAGGAAAAACTTTAGAATTAGAATTAGGCTTTCACTTTTATTAAATGTTACTGCTACTACCTGCAAAAAAAAAGTCCATGGGGTTCTACTCTATGAAGGCGAAGACATCGACCCTTCACTCTACGATGCAGAGGCGGTAAGGTAAgtttgtatttatatttttttttgttagtttcTAATCTTCTGCCTCTTTCAAtctctgttttttatttactttgttTCTAACCTTCTGTCTTTTCTTGTTGCAGAGACGAGATGGGTGGTGGCCAGTGGACATGGGGGGTGCAGGGGAAGGGGTGGGGAGGTGGTAGTTGCAGAGGCGGTAAAGCATGGGTAGGGGAGTGGGGTGCAGTTACAGGGACAGGGGCGGGTGGGCATGCGGTGCAGTGGCAAGGTGGCGGTTGGGCATGGGAGTGTAGTGGAAGGGGCGGGATGGTGGTTTGCAGAGGTGGTCAAAACCTGCCCTTTTGGAACTGGTAggggtgggttttttttgttttttttaaatctctctcGATTTCCCTGTTGCAACtccaattaaaagaaggggATTGAGGTTAGAGACGAAGGTAATATCGTCTTTTAATATGTTGTTTTAACAGAGTTAGtcacttagggtacggttgatataatctttataaagtaggggagggggtagatatttttcaaaacttgggtactggattgatattaggcaaacttagaggggagggggtagatattttccctaaaaaaaattattgtattAACTCTCTACATGATGGTCTAATAAATGAACCACCTCCTGGATGGGATATGGCCTGAAAATTAAATCGAGTGGATCATGAAGTCAAATGAACAGATGCTATGATTAACTATTCAAAAGTCATCATCAAACAGTTAACCATAGGGAAAAATAATTTCAGGTTGGAAACTTCATGAATGGAGAGAGATGCATGGGTGGGAAATCCACCATTTGAGGGTCATATAATTGATGCCTTCTATCCATGATAGAAAGGCAAAACAACATGTTGAAACTTTAAAGGAACAATGTCAAGCAATTTCACAGCTTCCAATATTATGCATAATCATGCCATTTTATTCTAGGTGATGTGAGCAACCAAAACTCCAAAAGTACAATACTGAAACTGCAAAAAGATTAGTATATCAGAAGCCCCTATACACTAACGATTCTTCTCCCCCTGTTATCCCTCTCCACTAAAACCTGAAGGTCCCCTGGGAGGTCATTTACATCAAACCCAACTCCCTGATCCCTGCCTGAAATCTATATAGCCAATCAACCACAGAATTTATCTCTCTGAAACCAAATTCAAAGAGAATTCTGCCAAACCTGGATGCCAGTACATAAAAACTTTAAGGTGAAATGTTGGGTAAAGATTGATCCTCTGATATTATTACaggtttctttttcattttaatgGCCAGCTGGTTAAGATGAGTCATAGGATTCAGCAATGGAGGTCTTAGGCTAGGATGAACATGGTATTTTATTAGATTTGTTAAAAGAATGATTTGAGTATTCATGGCTGTTGGTAACTGAACTTGGTGGACCCAAAACAATAGCAGGCTGCAATGAAGTAATGATAAGAAACGATAATGTGAACTAATAATAGATTTGGAGCTTGAAAGTTGCTTATTCTGATATCACTTAAACCATTGCTCCCTCTACATAGAACTTGACACAGAAATTAAGATACTTAAATCTACTTGCACGAATAAAACCCTGTAAACAAGTTTTCCAGACATTATCACAACTTTCATCAACTGAAGTACTCTACCAACTAATAAAACCTCAAATTGAGAGTGAAACTTTGTAGTAACAAGATGCATCAGCGAAAAACTAGCTTGGACATTTCAAAATTTATCAAATTAATGAAAAGCAGCTAACCCTCTCTGCTTCACTAAACATACAGACCTATCTTGCAACTCCAAATAGAGAACGATAAGTACTCACCACTCAATTGACATTACCCCTGCCGTTCAGTTCAGCAGCTCTCTTCGATTTTTCATCCCCATTCTATTGGAATATTGCATATTGATAATATTGTTTTGGTGATTCTAACATGTTTGTCGAGTGATGAAAAAGCTAGGTCTCAAATATGTATGCTTTTCCAAATGTCATTCAAAGGACcataatcatagttgtcaaggcaactaggcgacccaaggcattggaggggggcTAGGCAACAAGGCACTCGCCTAGGCGTGCAAAATATGACTATATGCAATATAGTAATGgtaattttatataattgtGCTTATATGCAATATAAAAGCCATATCAaagcaatatgatataattatgctagtaatgacctaatatgagaaaatcaatatataataaacaaagtataGGATGTAGGATAAGCATGTTCATTGAAAAACAAAGccataaacataaatcaacgtaaACTCATGAAGAATCAACTAGGCGTGCTGtcaccttggacccaagaaagagcctggacCCCTAGGCTCATAATGACGAATAAGCGTTAATCTGGGCAACTCCTCTGAAGTATCAAGACCTCAAAAAGCCAAGCAAGTATTGATCACTGAGATATACAAGCAACAACAGCAATTTCCAAGAGCAACCAAGTGTAAGACGACATTCTATGGAGATCAAATTAGAGCTCAAGTGATGTAGATGTGGAAGCCAAGTGTCTCTCTTCACCAAGCATCAATGGCATCAAGTTTTGAAGAATAGAGTCTTAGGTTTTAAGTACTTAGGATCTGCCTTTATTGGTTTATTCTTGGTAATCCTCGGTTGTAACGATTCCTCCACTACTTTGGCCTAGACCACCAATGGTTGAACCCCTGCCCTGACTGGACTAATTAATGGTGTTAACCCTGACTCTTCCTATGTAGAACTTGACCAAGACTTAAACATGGACTTAGAATGGTTGACCATATTTTTGGACGAGTCAAAGAGTCTAGAATACCCTTGAATATCACTAGGCAAGTTGGTCGAGTCTCCTGCCTGAAGCTGAGCTAAAAACAGTGTCATATATATAGGCTTACTGGCCTTACAGAAGAACCTAGGGTCGACCACCGGTTAAGCAAGGTTGAGCGCGTTGCGTGGAAGAAGGATGGCAGTAACTAATGTTATCAGACCTCAAAGGCCCACGAGGTCAACCGCGAGATCACCGAGGTTGACTGCAATGCAAGATAGAatctttgaaaaaaatatatagcaACAGCTTTATAGCAAGTCGACCACGACTGGTCGAGGTCGACAGCAGATGAATCTAACGACTTAATATATAGAAGTTAAGAGACATCTATAAATAGGGTTAATGTGCCTTAATGAACAAGATTTTTGAAAGAAGGTTGATTAAggttgaaaccctaaaaaatagtGACATGAAAACCCTAGCATTTGAAGGCCATGGTCATACATCTAATCTGAGTATCTGACGACCATCTTGTGGGTAATCGAGTAAGTACTTTCATTGTAAATCTACCCTAGCATAGAGGGTTTGTTTGTTTGTGCTTTCACTTGTTTATTTACCTATTGAGAGGCTTGTTTTAAGTTGAGttgaaaaactcaaaaaccGTCACTTGTGAAGTGAGTGTAGGATTGATCTTCCGATAAAGAATCATGTCGTAGGTAGTGAGCTTAGGTAACTACTGGGTTTGTTCTGAATCCAGAAAACATGTAAAGGCTTTATTAGCAACTTAGGAAGCCAATAGTGATAGTGGAAATCCAAGTGTGTGAGTAGCACTTGGTAGTGGATGCATGTAAAGAGAATCCAACCACTCTAACATCTTATGTTTTCCTTAgtatttgttttgttgtttccTTAATCCCTCTTAGTCCTTGAGTGTGTGTAGAAAAAGTGATCAACACAATTCACCCTCCCCCCTTGGGTTGCCGTACAGCAGTCCAACACTTTCTGATATCTAACATCCATCAAAGATGTTAAGCGGTTTATTtattcagagagagagagagagatgctcaTTGACAGTATTCAATGAAAAACTGTCATTCTTCTATACATGGACTATGTAGATTTGACTGAAGAGATAAAGCAACTTTTAATACATTGGCTCCTTGACTAGGATAAGAGCTTATAAGTACAAACATTAAAATCTTCATGGACCATTGTCcttatcatagttgtcatgccaacaaggcaacccaaggcggtgCCAAGGCACCTAGGCATCACCTTGGTCGTCTAGGCATGGCAAGTTGCCTAGGCatcaccttggtcgcctaggatAAGAGCTGACTCATAAGTACAAACATTAGAATCTTCATGGACCATGGGTCCTTATCATAGCTGTCATGGCAAATTGGCAacaaggcaacccaaggcggtggCAAGGTACCAAGGCGTCACTAATGTAAAACTAGAAccaaaataggtctaatcccaggcaggatcaaatagaaaaccaaaaaaaaaattaaccaaagagaacaatggaatcTCAAAAGAAACCTTAACCCTCTCTTGAAAACCGATGGCAGGGTTGTCTCTGCTGATTCAGTTGATGGAGATGTACCCTggcagcaatgatcttgatgtagaatcttcaagaaatcgatgtgacaaCCTGTTGACAAGAAATTCCAGCACACTTGTAGAGTTTCTTGAGATCAgctagggcagaattagggctTAGGGACAATAATTGATGGACGGGGATAGAGGATGGGAATGGGGAAAGGTGGGGTTGGCTACCTCaacctgggcatctcacccatcctatctcatgattttcacaaaggcacaagccaatatttcattaatcaaattcgtgtacaatgctgcttcccttacaaacttatatagaagaatcaaaaatagacttagacactaaaaaggaaagacctAGCCCAAtacttaactaataaggtaacctaaactgactaagaaagtgaaataataaaggaaatagactcaaaaacgagactctaactaaactaatgaagtaaatcccgttttcctactttctagcTATATTTTAGGTTCATTAAATTGGctaattacaaagtaaacccatgggatcaaagtcccaatacatatatgacccaacccaaagcttattttcaataaaataaacccttttAGGTAGACTTATCTAAATCAGTCACCTAGGTCGCCTAGGATAAGAGCTGACTTATAAGTACAAACATTAGAATCTTCATGGACAATGGTTCTTATCATACTTGTCATGGCAACAAGGCAACCCAAGATGGTGGCAGGGCACCTAGGCgtcaccttggtcgcctaggcctGCACATACAAAGGGAGGATTACTAGCAAAATATGGGATTAAGTGAGGATTACatgtaaaatctgaaattttaaaattttaaggtATAATTTTTAGGGGGTTAGAAGTAAAATATAGTAAATATactaaaaatataattttaactattaagtatcctaatctaacccAAATACCTAACTAAAAAGGACTACTACACTAAACAAACTGTACAGGATTAAGTCCCCAACTATGGGCATAAAAGAggcccattacatcaataaacccaaagtCCATAGAACCGAACCAcgggccaaaataaagtcttccaAAGCCCGATTGATCCAATTGGACAACCTTAACTGCATCACTTACTTCTGGATTTGATTTTCCTATTTAACTTGCTTTCTTGTGCAGGCTCAAGGTTAAGAAAAAAGCACGCTAGTGATTGTCACATCATACACCATTGAAATCCTGTATGCACCATGGTAATAGCTGTCAGTGATTGTC containing:
- the LOC122644654 gene encoding uncharacterized protein LOC122644654, whose product is MGPTSKDLLSLERENSSICAESILHVCKKDCVSKTPKPSQTNEKLFTTSVPASEVLGKVKAFLGVMEEANRRLQLDAQEKSCEEYDIEVLTGNETEHVEMDLLLGVADLHTPEAVAAAESAMAGSQPPCTLGTASSGSYSKSSDDDSDSDGDSDSDDGDGNGDDRTCSSENLKNPKTDLDNSLDNDQPNKRAKIIELQ